One genomic region from Bacteroidales bacterium encodes:
- a CDS encoding outer membrane beta-barrel protein, which produces MKRLKFAIVSIFLLSLSTIGLNAQQSCYQIGLNEGKEIFNAAQRLEKSGKGVDAVPQYWEALRRFRLTRSCRDLPANHELDTWEDKSIKGITDGGGKINETTYLNASPRSLRFTENGGNLLITVNTNVNTWRVGNTPAWCTTRKSNNQLTVTCSKNTASTGRSEKLTIIANALTYEITIEQAGKTQVEISPSASVKITGLQFAGRYADGTSGNFGEKLYNNMTFLRPQITCNYLTKESKKIKLEYKILDPNGKLLSGPEYTYSEEINLRANLQQNDVLELSEWGVINGTAFAVTGKYTFEIWSSGVNMYSTAFEVLAKPLPPCEGIKITRVRFAGKLADGTSKGHGESLYNNMTFLLPRITLTNLTEDSKVFRLNFRILDPAGNLIAPITGNSWDKEMTINGNIQQVYEFDIPEWGSATGTSFEKAGIYQFEIWCSGKSIYTTSFEVMAPESQVQPQPKPKPSASSSGLKASVGIKAGLNLVNVSDETWADMRPDFHAGILFNLNFGHKGDKPGFFSLQPEVLYSRQGFKMDGEAINFDYITIPLMFKFYVYQGLNLEVGPWGAFLISVNPDSKAIDGMNIKLSDLKGGKDIGIAAGIGYDFNFGLILGARYQHGLSDMAGNLLWRNRVISISAGWKF; this is translated from the coding sequence ATGAAACGTTTAAAATTTGCAATCGTATCTATTTTTCTTCTTTCCCTGTCAACGATAGGGCTTAATGCACAACAAAGCTGTTATCAGATAGGATTGAATGAAGGAAAGGAAATATTCAATGCAGCCCAAAGGTTAGAAAAAAGTGGCAAAGGCGTTGATGCTGTACCTCAATATTGGGAAGCACTCAGAAGATTCCGGTTAACCCGCAGTTGCAGGGATTTGCCTGCGAATCATGAGTTGGATACGTGGGAAGACAAATCTATCAAAGGCATTACGGATGGTGGCGGAAAGATCAACGAAACAACGTATCTGAATGCTTCGCCGCGGTCGCTCCGATTTACCGAAAATGGCGGTAACCTGTTGATCACCGTAAATACCAACGTAAATACATGGAGGGTTGGCAATACTCCGGCATGGTGTACTACACGGAAAAGTAATAATCAATTGACCGTTACCTGTAGCAAAAATACCGCATCAACCGGTCGAAGTGAAAAACTCACCATCATTGCCAACGCGCTCACGTATGAGATAACTATTGAACAGGCAGGGAAAACCCAGGTCGAAATTTCTCCTTCTGCAAGTGTAAAGATTACGGGACTTCAATTTGCAGGTAGGTATGCCGATGGCACATCAGGAAATTTCGGTGAAAAGCTATACAATAATATGACTTTCCTGCGTCCGCAAATTACCTGCAATTATCTAACAAAAGAGAGCAAAAAAATAAAATTGGAATACAAGATACTGGATCCCAACGGAAAACTTCTGTCAGGTCCGGAATATACGTACTCAGAAGAGATAAACCTGCGCGCCAACCTTCAGCAAAATGATGTTCTGGAGCTATCGGAATGGGGTGTAATTAATGGAACAGCTTTTGCCGTTACAGGAAAATACACATTCGAAATATGGAGTTCCGGAGTAAACATGTATTCAACCGCTTTTGAGGTTTTGGCAAAACCCCTGCCTCCATGCGAAGGTATTAAAATAACAAGAGTCCGGTTCGCAGGCAAGCTTGCTGATGGCACATCTAAAGGACATGGTGAAAGTTTGTACAACAACATGACATTTCTTCTTCCGCGGATCACCCTTACGAATTTGACAGAGGACAGCAAAGTGTTCCGGTTGAATTTCAGAATACTGGATCCTGCCGGAAACCTTATCGCTCCTATAACCGGCAATAGCTGGGACAAGGAAATGACCATCAATGGAAACATCCAGCAAGTATATGAATTCGATATCCCGGAATGGGGTTCCGCTACCGGAACAAGCTTTGAGAAAGCCGGAATTTATCAGTTTGAGATATGGTGTTCAGGCAAATCGATATACACCACTTCTTTTGAGGTAATGGCGCCGGAATCGCAAGTGCAACCGCAACCTAAACCTAAACCGTCTGCCTCTTCCTCTGGATTAAAAGCAAGTGTGGGTATAAAGGCCGGTTTGAATCTGGTAAATGTCAGTGATGAAACCTGGGCGGATATGAGACCCGATTTTCATGCAGGTATCCTGTTCAACCTGAATTTCGGCCATAAGGGTGATAAACCGGGCTTTTTCAGCCTGCAACCCGAAGTGCTGTATTCGCGTCAGGGCTTTAAAATGGATGGCGAGGCGATCAATTTCGATTATATCACCATCCCGCTGATGTTCAAGTTTTATGTCTATCAGGGATTAAACCTTGAAGTCGGTCCGTGGGGCGCTTTCCTGATATCTGTTAATCCGGATTCGAAGGCGATTGATGGGATGAATATTAAACTTTCGGATTTGAAAGGAGGAAAAGACATCGGTATAGCCGCCGGGATCGGGTATGATTTCAACTTCGGACTGATTTTAGGTGCACGTTACCAGCACGGATTATCCGACATGGCCGGCAATTTACTGTGGAGGAACAGAGTGATCTCCATTTCGGCAGGATGGAAGTTTTAA
- a CDS encoding protein phosphatase 2C domain-containing protein, with product MDSIKFTMAARCEAAGRPNNEDNFQLTDDLAGNQWSFKTNEEVSLGEKGALLIVCDGMGGMNAGEVASQIAVETVKEWFSPERLTAEVTATSESIIKYIENAIIAADIHIKEEGEKDKEKEGMGSTIVLAWIIGKSVFIGWCGDSRAYLFNPAVGLKRLSHDHSYVQTLVDSGQLTEELAFDHPNSNIVTRCLGDTHQTAKPDMVEHPLHDGDIILLCSDGLSGVLRDRVIQTVMSENAENMASCRDALWNAARNAGWHDNVTIGLCRIMSGIEEGNSRPEQSTAPQKTMKKRIWPFILGLVMGIIVGFVAKIAIERFL from the coding sequence ATGGATTCTATCAAATTTACCATGGCAGCCCGTTGCGAGGCAGCCGGTCGACCCAACAACGAGGACAATTTTCAGTTGACCGACGATTTGGCCGGTAATCAATGGAGTTTTAAGACCAATGAAGAAGTGTCTCTGGGCGAAAAAGGAGCCTTGCTGATTGTGTGCGACGGGATGGGCGGTATGAATGCAGGCGAAGTTGCATCACAAATAGCTGTGGAAACCGTTAAGGAATGGTTTTCGCCGGAACGGCTGACCGCCGAGGTGACCGCTACTTCCGAGAGCATCATCAAATATATCGAAAACGCCATCATTGCCGCCGATATACATATCAAGGAAGAAGGTGAAAAAGACAAGGAAAAGGAAGGGATGGGCAGTACGATTGTGCTTGCATGGATCATCGGCAAATCCGTATTCATCGGTTGGTGTGGAGATAGTCGCGCCTACCTTTTCAATCCTGCTGTTGGATTGAAACGCCTTTCGCACGACCATTCGTATGTTCAAACGTTGGTAGACTCGGGACAATTGACCGAAGAGTTGGCTTTTGACCATCCCAACAGTAACATCGTCACCAGATGCCTGGGTGATACCCATCAAACAGCAAAGCCGGATATGGTGGAACATCCGCTGCACGACGGAGATATCATCCTGCTTTGTAGCGATGGCCTCAGCGGCGTATTACGCGACAGGGTTATTCAGACCGTGATGTCCGAAAACGCCGAAAATATGGCTTCATGCCGTGATGCCTTGTGGAACGCTGCCCGCAATGCAGGGTGGCATGACAATGTAACCATAGGACTGTGCCGGATCATGTCGGGAATCGAAGAGGGTAATTCCCGGCCTGAACAAAGCACGGCGCCTCAAAAAACCATGAAAAAACGGATATGGCCGTTTATTTTAGGCCTGGTAATGGGAATTATCGTCGGGTTTGTTGCAAAAATTGCCATAGAAAGATTTTTGTGA
- a CDS encoding protein kinase, with protein MNNHVQRCDFHADDIIDDKYRIEKTLGEGAFGKVFKVKDQSGQVYALKLLKLWEIQYDLRQQLVARFNMEYETGLIDSHYLIRSVDHGLVAGNPYLVMDYCTNGDLKQWMTSTKPNWEKTGKEILFGLRDLHRCGKVHRDLKPANVLINDDGSAVLTDFGIAGDRNKRMTERNIQGIPQQILGTYPYMPPEQVNPAKDATVLPTTDIFSFGVMMYQLLTGNFPFGKLESKYDLINYQKNGRDGIWDRKILAGSSAGAFFVPIIEGCLKPNYKKRFQSADDVLKAMSRGATDVKYRPYAPPVQMIAKNGILLRVMQGEEHKKIYRLNTILRGNCRVITMGRQDADIQNTINIVENQSCYISRKHCTLEMDLAKQWYIRDGQWNGKNAGENNWKHSKNGTFINSSEVGFEGMMISPGDIISIGDVKLRVEGY; from the coding sequence ATGAATAACCATGTTCAAAGATGTGATTTTCATGCGGACGATATCATTGATGATAAATACCGGATTGAAAAAACGCTTGGTGAAGGCGCTTTTGGAAAGGTTTTCAAGGTAAAGGATCAATCCGGACAAGTGTACGCATTGAAATTGTTGAAACTGTGGGAAATTCAATATGATCTCAGGCAACAATTGGTGGCACGTTTCAATATGGAATACGAAACAGGATTGATTGACAGTCATTACCTGATTCGATCGGTCGATCACGGATTGGTCGCCGGCAACCCTTATCTTGTGATGGATTATTGCACCAATGGCGATTTGAAACAATGGATGACCAGCACAAAACCGAACTGGGAAAAAACCGGAAAGGAAATACTATTCGGATTAAGGGATTTACACCGTTGCGGTAAGGTTCATCGCGACCTGAAACCGGCAAATGTATTGATCAACGATGATGGATCGGCCGTGCTTACAGATTTTGGAATAGCAGGCGACAGGAATAAACGGATGACCGAACGGAATATACAGGGAATACCTCAGCAAATACTGGGAACCTATCCTTATATGCCACCCGAACAGGTAAACCCTGCAAAAGATGCCACTGTACTTCCTACTACCGACATTTTTTCTTTCGGTGTGATGATGTACCAATTACTCACCGGAAATTTTCCTTTTGGAAAACTGGAAAGCAAGTACGATCTGATCAACTATCAGAAGAATGGACGGGATGGGATATGGGACAGGAAAATATTGGCCGGATCAAGTGCAGGAGCATTTTTTGTTCCTATAATAGAGGGTTGTTTGAAGCCAAATTACAAGAAACGTTTTCAGTCAGCCGATGATGTGCTGAAAGCGATGTCTCGCGGCGCTACGGATGTAAAATACAGGCCGTACGCCCCCCCGGTACAGATGATCGCAAAAAACGGAATTCTGTTGCGGGTCATGCAGGGCGAAGAGCATAAAAAGATATATCGGCTCAATACCATATTACGGGGAAATTGTCGGGTTATTACCATGGGGCGACAAGATGCCGACATTCAAAACACGATAAATATTGTCGAAAACCAAAGTTGTTACATTTCGCGAAAGCATTGTACCCTGGAAATGGATCTTGCTAAGCAATGGTATATCAGGGACGGACAATGGAATGGAAAAAATGCCGGTGAAAATAACTGGAAACATTCCAAGAACGGGACATTTATTAATTCATCGGAAGTTGGTTTTGAAGGAATGATGATCAGTCCGGGAGATATCATCTCCATCGGGGATGTCAAATTAAGGGTGGAAGGGTATTGA
- a CDS encoding DUF2846 domain-containing protein: MNKRIFVALAIVFSLMSLWASAQDVIVTKGSKKIEAKVTEVNVDDIKYKRFDNLDGPDYVLPKNDVLTIVYQNGNVEVYGTEETAVSASEPVSVPVPENTPVTASVPVSDPAPANEISAGTEELLQGDYALLHIYRKGAMAGAAIGYDVYLDDENLFRAKNNSKTTIKVTKEGMNTLRAKTETKVEIPIDIQFGREYYIRCGMKMGAFVGRPDIELVDNHTGITEFEKISSDKNSNTNRSVRGTKKGK, encoded by the coding sequence ATGAATAAGAGAATTTTTGTTGCTTTAGCAATAGTTTTTAGTCTGATGTCCTTATGGGCTTCTGCCCAGGATGTCATTGTTACAAAAGGTTCGAAAAAAATCGAAGCCAAAGTAACTGAAGTGAATGTGGACGATATTAAGTACAAAAGATTCGATAACCTTGACGGCCCGGATTATGTTCTTCCGAAAAATGATGTCCTTACCATTGTCTATCAAAACGGGAACGTGGAAGTTTATGGAACAGAAGAAACTGCCGTTTCAGCAAGCGAACCTGTTTCTGTGCCTGTTCCTGAGAATACACCCGTTACGGCATCGGTACCTGTAAGCGATCCCGCTCCTGCGAACGAGATTTCTGCGGGGACGGAGGAGTTGTTACAGGGCGATTACGCTTTGCTGCATATCTATCGGAAAGGCGCTATGGCCGGAGCAGCAATAGGGTATGACGTGTATTTGGACGACGAGAATCTCTTTCGCGCAAAAAATAATAGCAAAACAACGATCAAAGTTACAAAAGAGGGGATGAATACTTTACGGGCAAAAACCGAAACAAAAGTCGAAATACCCATAGATATTCAATTCGGACGTGAATATTACATTCGTTGCGGAATGAAAATGGGCGCTTTTGTGGGAAGGCCTGACATCGAGCTGGTGGATAACCATACGGGAATAACAGAGTTTGAAAAAATATCTTCTGATAAAAACAGCAATACTAACCGCTCCGTAAGGGGTACAAAAAAAGGAAAATGA
- a CDS encoding serine/threonine protein kinase — MMQLQENAMFGEHDRYRLIRLLGHGGYSEVWLAEDMQAGLNVALKVYAPGRGLNEDGVTQFSKEFKMVFNLNHPNLLRPTHYDVFERMPYLIMPFCEHGSSSKISGKIDEHMAWTFLLDVASGLSYLHGQNPPVIHQDIKPDNVLMDSASSFVITDFGISAKVRNTLQTAGSKAGTMTYMAPERFNTDYQPVKASDVWALGASLFELMTGKPPFGENGGLAQKGGAELVLPKGWSPKLKQLILNCLKPKPWDRPTAKAIAEEAKQYFEIPMDTLPDTPVRKFPVKWVLALVAMLILGLCAGFITGSRMGDQPNPKLDECISLIEQGDAGFNENDLKTWRETLVKYQEAQALIENNSLRLPNMDYRIKQLKEEMDHVIDISIENAKKAFAARSEMALVVLNDALVLDPDHKEAKALYEQYSKFFNNKNN; from the coding sequence ATGATGCAATTACAAGAAAACGCCATGTTTGGCGAACATGATCGTTACCGGCTGATTCGTTTGTTGGGTCACGGAGGATACTCGGAAGTATGGCTGGCAGAGGATATGCAGGCAGGATTGAATGTAGCATTAAAAGTTTATGCTCCCGGAAGAGGATTGAACGAAGATGGCGTGACACAATTCAGCAAAGAATTTAAGATGGTTTTCAACCTGAACCATCCTAACCTGCTCCGTCCCACGCACTACGATGTGTTTGAGCGGATGCCCTATCTGATCATGCCTTTTTGCGAACACGGATCGAGCAGTAAAATATCCGGAAAGATCGACGAGCACATGGCATGGACATTTTTGCTTGATGTCGCTTCCGGACTTTCCTATCTTCACGGGCAGAATCCGCCTGTTATCCATCAGGATATCAAGCCCGACAATGTATTGATGGACAGCGCCAGTTCCTTTGTGATTACCGATTTCGGCATCAGTGCAAAAGTGCGGAACACGCTGCAGACTGCAGGTTCAAAAGCAGGAACGATGACGTATATGGCGCCGGAACGTTTCAATACGGATTATCAACCTGTTAAAGCCAGTGATGTATGGGCATTGGGCGCTTCTCTATTTGAACTGATGACCGGCAAGCCGCCTTTTGGTGAAAATGGAGGCCTCGCGCAGAAAGGCGGTGCGGAATTGGTTCTGCCAAAGGGATGGTCGCCAAAATTAAAGCAGCTCATACTCAATTGCCTGAAACCAAAGCCGTGGGACAGGCCGACGGCAAAAGCCATTGCAGAAGAAGCGAAGCAATATTTTGAAATCCCGATGGATACACTCCCGGACACTCCGGTCAGGAAATTTCCCGTAAAATGGGTATTAGCCCTGGTTGCAATGCTGATATTGGGATTATGTGCAGGGTTTATAACAGGAAGCCGCATGGGCGACCAACCGAATCCGAAATTAGATGAGTGTATCAGCCTCATTGAACAGGGAGATGCAGGTTTCAATGAAAATGATTTGAAGACGTGGAGGGAAACCCTTGTTAAATATCAGGAAGCACAGGCGCTTATTGAAAACAATTCCCTGCGGTTGCCCAATATGGATTATCGTATCAAACAATTGAAGGAGGAAATGGACCATGTCATCGATATATCCATTGAAAATGCAAAAAAGGCCTTTGCCGCCCGTTCCGAGATGGCTCTGGTGGTTCTGAATGACGCCCTGGTGTTGGATCCTGACCATAAAGAAGCCAAAGCCCTGTATGAACAATACTCAAAATTTTTCAACAATAAAAATAATTAA
- a CDS encoding DUF805 domain-containing protein encodes MNTNLGWKIFGLFVSIFLIIGGLSGEMVLRGTDSSTALVVAGFVFLVLDIFAIATHKKQKAQEENVADDLQLEADVRHEPTGSYDEDIRDEEVLSDESFLPPQRYSGIQWFFKALRHYADFSGRARRREYWWFVLFNFISAFLWSFLLMLVFALTGRGDVEYASNIVALSFYLVFLLPAMAVAVRRLHDLGKSGWMLLVMFIPLVGGIWLLVLMLTEGQQGANKYGPDPKTSSDPFSEAVKVKSAGVAFIVAASLAIVTSIIQFFAINSLYGSFPFWGIVNFIVLVITLLAGIFLLNGKTMNVMHEKTRYAFFLFLAAVSISLIISVISLKNYLSNVDHIQWRFAVNSSLNLLYKSLIILFTALFLFLQEKKYLIRNIAVLVIVFSGLFLFWDVYNCMVRDHYGSDIWEQILNFSEVFYLLQPIAYIILAGTYLSGMGVYLSGTEQSVPVYAPVIPRDTESAPAKDKSPVFSDSAPVYYTLEHKVGSRYHRTGEKQEISNEQVEIGRDPGCEVRFDEHFETVSRRHAAIIKEGNHWKLIPVSQTNPTFINGRRVHKEWYLQNGDEIQCAMNGPVLVFRLPG; translated from the coding sequence ATGAATACTAATCTTGGATGGAAAATTTTTGGTCTTTTTGTCAGTATCTTTCTTATTATTGGCGGACTCAGCGGCGAAATGGTCCTGAGAGGAACAGATAGCAGTACAGCATTGGTGGTGGCCGGATTTGTTTTTCTGGTTTTGGATATTTTCGCCATAGCGACCCACAAAAAACAGAAAGCGCAGGAAGAAAATGTAGCCGATGATTTGCAGCTGGAAGCCGATGTGCGCCATGAACCTACCGGTTCGTATGACGAAGATATCAGAGATGAAGAGGTATTATCGGATGAATCGTTTTTACCGCCGCAGAGATATTCAGGCATTCAATGGTTTTTCAAAGCTTTAAGGCATTACGCTGATTTCAGCGGACGTGCACGGCGAAGAGAATACTGGTGGTTCGTACTGTTCAACTTTATTTCTGCTTTCTTATGGTCGTTTTTGCTGATGTTGGTGTTTGCACTTACCGGCAGAGGGGATGTAGAATATGCAAGCAATATTGTTGCTTTAAGTTTTTATTTAGTGTTCCTGTTGCCGGCTATGGCGGTCGCGGTTCGACGGCTGCATGATCTGGGAAAAAGCGGTTGGATGTTGCTCGTGATGTTTATCCCGCTTGTAGGCGGTATATGGTTGCTCGTGTTGATGCTGACGGAGGGTCAGCAGGGAGCAAATAAATACGGACCCGACCCTAAAACTTCATCTGATCCATTCAGCGAAGCGGTAAAAGTGAAGAGTGCGGGAGTGGCGTTCATTGTTGCCGCCTCCCTGGCGATTGTCACGAGCATCATTCAATTTTTTGCAATAAATTCGCTATACGGATCTTTTCCCTTTTGGGGAATAGTAAATTTTATTGTTCTTGTGATAACATTGCTGGCAGGTATTTTCCTGTTGAATGGAAAAACAATGAATGTGATGCACGAAAAAACCAGATATGCTTTTTTCCTGTTTCTGGCAGCCGTTTCCATATCCCTTATCATAAGTGTCATTTCATTGAAAAACTACCTATCGAATGTCGATCACATTCAATGGCGATTTGCAGTAAACTCATCATTGAACCTTCTTTACAAGTCGTTGATTATCCTGTTCACTGCTTTATTCTTGTTTTTACAGGAAAAAAAATATCTCATCCGCAACATAGCGGTATTGGTCATTGTATTTTCGGGTTTATTTCTGTTTTGGGATGTATATAACTGTATGGTGAGGGACCATTATGGATCGGATATATGGGAGCAGATTTTAAATTTTTCAGAAGTCTTTTATTTGCTTCAACCCATCGCATATATCATTTTAGCAGGAACATACCTTTCGGGAATGGGAGTATATCTTTCGGGAACAGAACAATCAGTACCCGTGTACGCCCCGGTAATACCGCGTGATACTGAAAGTGCGCCCGCAAAAGACAAGAGTCCTGTTTTTAGCGATTCGGCGCCGGTGTACTATACGCTCGAACACAAGGTCGGATCCAGGTACCACAGGACCGGTGAAAAACAGGAAATATCAAACGAACAGGTGGAAATAGGCCGTGATCCCGGATGTGAGGTCCGGTTCGATGAGCATTTCGAAACAGTCAGTCGCCGACATGCAGCTATCATCAAGGAAGGCAATCACTGGAAATTAATACCGGTATCGCAAACCAATCCTACCTTCATCAACGGAAGAAGGGTGCACAAGGAGTGGTATTTGCAAAACGGCGACGAGATACAGTGCGCTATGAACGGGCCGGTGCTCGTGTTCAGGTTGCCCGGTTAA
- a CDS encoding inositol monophosphatase: MSTFEKVIELVHETKKIILNPELRSEIYQKGASDFVTAVDTTVSSFMQTELEKLFPEIGFMSEEGNNQHFKGNRWILDPIDGTTNLIFDYQLSSVSLGLLYNGEIVFGIVYNPFTDETFYAEKGKGAYLNNKRLTVSERDISDSLIEFGAGSTRKNEADLTFQIAKEIFMDCIDIRRICSSALAISYIAAKRIDGYFQKVLKPWDYAAALLILEEAGGSISDWKGAKMQFEKPSSIIASNKRIHNYLLSKMPQL, from the coding sequence ATGAGTACTTTTGAAAAAGTAATTGAACTTGTTCACGAAACAAAGAAGATCATACTCAATCCCGAGTTACGTTCCGAAATATATCAAAAAGGTGCATCGGACTTTGTGACTGCGGTCGATACTACTGTAAGTTCTTTTATGCAAACTGAACTTGAAAAATTGTTTCCTGAGATAGGATTTATGAGCGAAGAAGGCAACAATCAGCACTTTAAAGGAAACCGTTGGATATTAGATCCTATCGACGGTACAACAAATTTAATATTTGATTATCAACTAAGTTCAGTATCACTCGGATTGTTGTATAATGGTGAAATCGTTTTTGGGATTGTGTATAATCCTTTTACCGATGAAACTTTTTATGCTGAAAAAGGTAAAGGAGCATATCTTAACAACAAACGTCTTACTGTTTCAGAAAGAGATATATCGGATAGTTTGATTGAGTTCGGAGCAGGTTCTACCCGAAAAAATGAAGCCGATTTAACATTTCAAATTGCAAAAGAAATATTTATGGATTGCATAGACATTCGGCGTATTTGTTCCTCGGCGCTTGCAATTTCATATATTGCTGCAAAAAGAATAGACGGCTATTTTCAAAAAGTGTTAAAACCTTGGGACTATGCCGCAGCTTTATTAATTTTGGAGGAAGCAGGTGGATCTATTTCTGATTGGAAGGGAGCCAAAATGCAGTTTGAAAAACCCTCGTCCATTATTGCCAGCAACAAAAGAATTCACAATTATTTATTATCAAAGATGCCTCAATTATAA
- a CDS encoding ankyrin repeat domain-containing protein produces the protein MLKVKSNLGKVAMIVACLAVTSLMYSCHPAPQKLFDAIEQDDVQQVKALIAKRVDVNASKDNLTALSMAVKKGSPEVVGELLAAGADANHQFIVISSGGPAMYTALMYAVDGGHTGIVKALLAANADANMGYTQDRKPPLVIAVMNGNPGIVEALLHAGADVNAKDGGAYSALMAAADKGDLETIRLLLAAGVDVNAATKNIYDVTQSGLTALMFAAFNGHSEAIKLLLDAGADISLKSGAGNNVREISAYKGHQDIVRLIDTAAQK, from the coding sequence ATGCTAAAAGTCAAATCAAATTTGGGAAAAGTGGCGATGATAGTTGCCTGTCTCGCAGTAACAAGTTTAATGTACTCCTGCCATCCTGCGCCACAAAAGCTGTTTGACGCCATTGAACAAGACGACGTTCAACAGGTCAAGGCTTTGATTGCCAAACGTGTCGATGTTAATGCATCGAAGGACAACCTCACGGCACTTTCGATGGCTGTAAAAAAAGGAAGTCCTGAGGTTGTCGGAGAGCTTCTTGCCGCAGGGGCCGATGCGAATCACCAATTCATCGTCATCTCCTCGGGGGGACCTGCAATGTATACGGCACTCATGTATGCCGTGGATGGAGGACACACCGGAATAGTCAAGGCACTTCTTGCCGCAAACGCTGATGCAAACATGGGGTACACACAAGACCGCAAGCCACCACTTGTCATTGCAGTAATGAATGGAAACCCTGGCATTGTTGAAGCCCTTCTCCACGCAGGTGCCGATGTTAACGCGAAAGACGGTGGCGCTTACTCGGCGCTCATGGCCGCCGCGGATAAGGGAGATCTCGAAACCATCAGGCTCCTTCTTGCGGCAGGTGTGGATGTCAACGCGGCAACCAAAAATATTTATGACGTGACGCAAAGTGGTTTGACCGCACTTATGTTTGCCGCATTTAACGGGCACTCCGAAGCCATCAAACTCCTTCTTGACGCAGGTGCAGACATATCCCTGAAAAGCGGGGCAGGCAACAATGTCCGTGAAATCTCGGCGTATAAAGGTCATCAGGATATTGTCAGGTTGATTGATACCGCCGCACAAAAATAG
- a CDS encoding FHA domain-containing protein, producing MSRETQEYKRSFSGSVGSGVKSIFGSSEKTYYIIEHRIGSKYHHAGEQQEIIIDQVEIGRDAKCQVRFDEVFETVSRRHAAIIRENNRLKLIPLSKTNPTLLNGKQVQAEWFLQHGDEIQFAVNGPKLIVIFPHGKNAMTSNINIFRRLYLFGKQVFLPYKRELVILMCIILLILILVGGYFIFIQ from the coding sequence ATGAGTAGGGAAACACAAGAATATAAGCGTTCATTTTCCGGATCAGTGGGATCGGGAGTGAAATCCATTTTCGGCAGTTCGGAGAAAACCTATTATATCATCGAACACCGGATCGGTTCCAAGTATCATCATGCAGGCGAACAGCAGGAAATCATCATCGATCAGGTGGAGATCGGGCGTGATGCCAAATGCCAGGTGCGTTTTGATGAGGTGTTTGAAACGGTCAGCCGCCGGCATGCAGCCATCATAAGGGAAAACAACCGGTTGAAACTGATACCGCTGTCGAAAACCAATCCTACCCTGCTGAATGGGAAACAGGTTCAGGCGGAGTGGTTTTTGCAACACGGCGACGAAATCCAATTCGCTGTTAATGGGCCAAAACTTATTGTTATCTTTCCTCATGGAAAAAACGCTATGACAAGCAACATCAATATATTCCGCAGGCTTTACCTGTTTGGGAAACAGGTTTTTCTTCCATATAAAAGGGAGCTTGTCATATTGATGTGTATCATATTATTAATACTTATATTAGTCGGAGGATATTTTATCTTTATTCAATAA